The Chryseolinea soli genome contains a region encoding:
- a CDS encoding DUF932 domain-containing protein, with amino-acid sequence MKNNESINLKNQLQNDNVFVKNELISLSTITGLSSRKGLEKAIISENQIVNVVSNSYGHLPNEKFFYEVEAKLIDAGLGYINRSINRDNRSFAVDYILSDDNWLVTVKNGNDRLRPMLRFTNSYDGSCKTSGHFGFYREVCTNGLHIAQSTIGFSVKHKGNIAQVIIPEIKLLVDKFMNNEFYSLHRKFEVLAERAINDLNDFVKITAEHFKLFQFECSEKNTSPSINARMVLDIIQRESVMLNSEPNLWHGYNAFNAVLHNKLKKTFEVQKRLDEKLFDHLLTY; translated from the coding sequence ATGAAAAACAATGAATCAATCAACCTGAAAAATCAATTGCAGAATGACAACGTATTTGTCAAAAATGAATTGATTAGTCTTTCAACCATCACCGGTCTTTCGTCAAGAAAGGGACTTGAGAAAGCAATTATTTCAGAAAATCAAATCGTCAATGTGGTAAGTAACTCTTATGGACATTTGCCCAATGAGAAGTTCTTTTACGAAGTAGAAGCTAAGCTAATCGATGCCGGGTTGGGATACATAAACCGATCCATTAACAGGGACAATCGATCCTTCGCAGTAGACTACATTCTATCAGATGACAATTGGTTGGTAACTGTCAAAAATGGAAACGACAGGCTGCGTCCAATGCTACGATTTACCAACAGCTATGATGGGTCCTGTAAAACATCCGGACATTTTGGATTTTATCGTGAGGTTTGTACTAATGGTTTACACATCGCGCAATCTACCATCGGATTCAGCGTAAAACATAAAGGCAACATTGCACAGGTAATCATACCCGAAATTAAATTACTGGTTGATAAGTTTATGAACAACGAGTTCTATAGCCTGCATCGGAAATTCGAAGTACTGGCTGAAAGGGCCATTAACGACTTGAATGATTTTGTCAAGATTACAGCTGAGCATTTCAAATTGTTTCAGTTTGAATGCAGTGAAAAGAATACAAGTCCTTCTATCAATGCAAGAATGGTATTGGATATCATTCAGAGAGAAAGTGTCATGTTGAATTCCGAACCTAACCTATGGCATGGCTATAACGCCTTCAATGCCGTACTTCATAACAAACTCAAAAAAACTTTTGAAGTTCAAAAGAGATTGGATGAGAAATTATTTGACCATCTATTGACCTACTGA
- a CDS encoding phosphoadenosine phosphosulfate reductase family protein — MKKLRHVLGISGGKDSAALAIYMRNKFPDIDIEYYTSDTGKELDETYRLVENLEGYLGKKIVRLKAFEDSPEAPFDHKLKSLGGFLPSQRFRWCTKTLKLDVFERFVGDDPVISYVGIRHDEAREGYISKKDNIQSIFPFRRNIWSEDVINKLLAPANLNEVISCLERVIDSSKQDRFKHLLKSTTSLTFTREKKLDRLFDLGVPDFNYLVFNFLQSTAYPLSKCDSFPLLDKVDVQIREDVFKILEDSGVGIPGYYKEIDFEVNGKKSSYCRSRSGCYFCFYQQKIEWVWLYEQHPDKFKLAMEYEKDGYTWNDDLSLGELIQPERIVAIKEEYIKRSARTKKGSSGLLVDILEDSEAEGCASCFI; from the coding sequence ATGAAGAAACTAAGACACGTACTAGGAATATCGGGAGGCAAGGATAGTGCCGCGCTGGCAATATACATGCGAAATAAATTTCCTGATATCGATATCGAGTACTACACATCAGATACTGGAAAGGAATTAGATGAGACCTATCGCCTCGTTGAAAACCTGGAGGGGTACTTAGGAAAAAAGATTGTTCGCCTAAAGGCGTTCGAGGATAGCCCCGAAGCACCATTTGACCATAAGCTAAAATCGCTTGGTGGTTTTTTACCGTCCCAAAGATTTCGGTGGTGTACTAAAACATTGAAACTTGATGTTTTCGAAAGATTTGTCGGCGATGACCCGGTGATTTCTTATGTTGGCATTCGTCACGACGAGGCTCGTGAAGGTTATATTTCAAAAAAGGACAATATCCAATCTATTTTCCCTTTTAGAAGAAATATCTGGAGCGAGGATGTTATCAACAAATTGTTAGCACCTGCGAATTTAAATGAAGTGATTTCTTGCTTAGAACGCGTCATAGATAGCAGTAAACAAGACCGATTCAAACATCTTCTTAAATCTACTACATCATTGACTTTCACGCGAGAGAAAAAATTGGATAGATTGTTTGACCTAGGTGTTCCAGACTTTAATTATCTCGTCTTCAATTTTTTACAAAGTACTGCTTATCCGTTGTCTAAATGTGATTCTTTTCCTTTACTCGATAAAGTAGATGTTCAAATTCGTGAGGATGTATTTAAAATATTGGAGGATTCTGGCGTGGGTATTCCAGGTTACTACAAGGAAATTGACTTCGAAGTCAACGGTAAAAAGTCCAGCTATTGCCGGAGTCGTTCGGGTTGCTATTTTTGTTTTTATCAACAAAAGATCGAATGGGTCTGGCTGTATGAACAGCATCCGGATAAATTCAAACTCGCAATGGAATACGAGAAGGACGGCTACACATGGAATGACGACCTTTCATTAGGGGAACTCATTCAACCTGAGCGTATCGTTGCAATTAAAGAGGAGTATATCAAACGCAGTGCAAGGACAAAAAAAGGTTCATCCGGGCTCTTGGTAGATATCTTGGAGGATTCCGAGGCAGAAGGTTGCGCAAGTTGTTTCATCTAA
- the traN gene encoding conjugative transposon protein TraN: MLLKLKCLVTTVLLNTILLYSFAQPLVEVSSNKTSTIVFPASITTVDRGSRDVLAQKAKGVDNVLHLKAARVNFKETNLTVITTDGTLHVFMIRYSDKPGTLTVNAHGNTPSESPASPIQFVSEMTSSELKSHVENILNNPSGHSMKGASHFDMRLALQDIYIEGNTLFFHLKLANNSNIPFHTDVLRFYVKDKKKPKRTATQEVSQMPIYHYGNAFVINGKSTEELVYALPKFTIPDAKMLTIELMEKNGGRHLHLKIKNKSLLKAQPIPVD, from the coding sequence ATGTTGCTAAAATTAAAATGCTTAGTCACAACAGTACTTCTCAACACGATACTGTTGTATTCATTCGCGCAGCCGCTGGTTGAAGTCTCGTCTAACAAAACATCCACGATTGTTTTTCCAGCATCCATCACCACGGTAGATCGTGGCAGCAGGGATGTACTGGCACAGAAAGCAAAAGGAGTAGACAATGTGCTTCATCTGAAAGCTGCCAGGGTAAATTTCAAGGAAACAAACCTTACGGTGATCACCACCGATGGGACGCTACACGTCTTCATGATCAGGTATTCGGACAAGCCCGGAACATTGACTGTCAATGCTCACGGAAATACGCCCTCCGAGAGTCCTGCATCACCCATTCAATTTGTATCGGAAATGACTTCCTCGGAGTTGAAGTCGCACGTGGAGAACATCCTGAATAATCCTTCAGGGCATTCGATGAAAGGCGCCAGCCATTTCGATATGCGTCTGGCGCTTCAGGACATTTACATCGAGGGAAACACCCTGTTCTTTCATTTGAAACTGGCCAACAACTCCAACATCCCTTTTCATACCGATGTGCTACGCTTCTATGTGAAAGACAAGAAGAAACCGAAACGCACCGCCACGCAGGAAGTGAGCCAAATGCCAATATATCATTATGGCAACGCTTTCGTCATCAATGGCAAGTCTACTGAAGAACTGGTATACGCGCTTCCAAAATTCACGATCCCCGATGCAAAAATGCTCACTATTGAATTGATGGAGAAAAATGGAGGAAGGCATCTTCACCTGAAGATCAAGAACAAGTCCTTGCTCAAAGCACAACCAATTCCCGTTGACTAA
- a CDS encoding DUF4007 family protein, whose translation MTFSGHETFQCRHLWLKKGYDFVFQQNSFSSDDAVVTLGVGRNMVNSIRFWMKAFNLLDTQDQLTTFAHKLFSDETGWDPYLEDEASLWLLHYHLVKSGFASTYSIIFNELRREKIEFMKSNYVSFLKRKADAEKTFQINENTVNEDFSVMVKMYMRSDATTKDKEERYLGLLSELDLIKIFSKGKDDFYVIENTEREHIPVEIFLYTLLDNESYGESVSLSSIENDHDSAGAVFAINRAGIVSKIEELLSIQRYNNYITFKDHAGVKELQFKRKPNPNSILTTYYANAN comes from the coding sequence ATGACCTTCTCAGGTCATGAGACCTTTCAATGCCGACACCTTTGGTTAAAAAAAGGGTACGACTTCGTCTTTCAACAAAATTCTTTTTCCTCAGATGACGCGGTGGTTACACTCGGCGTGGGCCGGAACATGGTCAACTCGATTCGATTCTGGATGAAAGCTTTTAATCTATTGGATACACAGGATCAGCTGACGACATTCGCCCATAAACTATTCTCAGACGAGACAGGATGGGATCCTTATCTTGAAGATGAGGCCAGTCTATGGCTATTGCATTATCATCTTGTTAAATCAGGCTTTGCCTCCACTTATTCGATCATCTTCAATGAACTCAGAAGGGAAAAGATTGAGTTCATGAAATCGAATTATGTGTCGTTCTTGAAAAGAAAGGCAGATGCGGAGAAGACCTTTCAAATCAACGAAAACACTGTTAATGAAGATTTTTCTGTAATGGTCAAAATGTACATGCGATCTGATGCGACCACAAAGGACAAAGAGGAAAGATATCTGGGATTGCTTTCTGAGTTAGACTTAATCAAAATCTTCAGCAAAGGTAAGGATGATTTTTATGTAATCGAAAACACGGAGCGCGAACACATACCTGTTGAAATATTCCTATATACGCTTTTAGACAATGAATCGTACGGAGAGTCAGTTAGCCTTAGTAGTATTGAAAATGATCACGACAGTGCTGGCGCCGTATTCGCCATAAACCGAGCAGGTATTGTATCGAAAATCGAAGAGCTACTTTCGATACAGCGATACAATAACTATATAACATTTAAAGATCACGCAGGCGTAAAAGAACTACAGTTCAAAAGAAAACCGAATCCGAATTCGATATTAACAACCTACTATGCCAACGCCAATTAA
- a CDS encoding DUF6943 family protein, with translation MQDLKIQLHLSTATYNQPHFFIQSNGYNAGRPSAKPYNNSYVLLVNDEVEKGMLFWICFSLWKTNRFVPLLEGSGHPVLNSKLAENLIDKTCRKLSEQPGNFLSNVKELKELIQTENLLAAQIKMIKHIKKALTKKMLR, from the coding sequence ATGCAAGATCTCAAAATCCAACTTCACCTTTCCACCGCCACATACAATCAACCTCATTTCTTCATCCAATCAAATGGATATAATGCGGGCAGGCCTTCAGCGAAACCATACAACAATTCCTATGTGCTTCTGGTCAATGACGAAGTGGAAAAGGGGATGCTATTTTGGATATGCTTCAGTCTTTGGAAAACAAACCGTTTTGTACCACTATTAGAAGGATCAGGTCATCCGGTTTTGAACTCAAAGCTTGCAGAAAATCTAATCGATAAGACCTGCAGGAAGCTCAGTGAGCAACCTGGTAATTTCCTATCCAACGTAAAGGAATTGAAGGAATTGATTCAGACAGAAAATCTCCTGGCAGCGCAGATCAAAATGATTAAGCACATCAAGAAAGCGCTAACAAAGAAAATGCTGCGATAG
- a CDS encoding AAA family ATPase gives MIIEKIELENFMCYAGKNILEFKEGINVIIGDNGYGKSKLYDAFYWVMYDQVFSTEKKIFENTKIVKSGIISDKAKTETPNGRVTCMVKITFKNVDRGNFYILERKYTINTKDGVIKENNDSEFTVMKKDLSYLNARMVTDEEEKNKIRERILPPPVKDYLWFQGEQVESIIDFNKQDTLTKAINVLSSITRYDQIKALAIVAAKTGNNEYDREVKRLSKDADKSEQLEIEKKQLEGKIQRYQDEETEVKENLSRAEEKCEVLLNKIGDATTVSELQQRKKGLLSQLVDLNQLQKEEQISFHRKMFRSKWVLKGTAKLHTDYSEQFSKYENLKLEAAADIKAKQNIEEEIAKKLQFRLPLDVPEPIYVQRMLDAERCLVCDREAKENSDPWNRIKELIDRPDRKNTSNLPEPVKHDFSADLKRLYQNGLALVHRIDELDEDINETLTKIANITTRIRQVNKQIEKVEEEIQKLLSDTSLSAETAENIIAEYSIQNKYVKDFSEQLNALSQKLENSRSTLRDVNDKLAALVDEIPKSLIEKREILNDFEAMAISTRERVFNQLILQLENEANKHYEAMTAGNKSVKGQIKLRKLPNGNYMPEIIDDSGKPLLGSNTSNLILVKLSAIMAIISAKSSSGLVDLYTLITDAPTSVFGEDYTIGFCKTISKVYKQSIIMSKEFYKNQNLKNELLSNPEIKIGKVYTITPSIIETERNNRNNLFTKVELDN, from the coding sequence ATGATTATAGAAAAAATTGAACTGGAAAATTTCATGTGTTATGCTGGCAAGAATATCCTAGAATTCAAGGAAGGAATTAATGTAATCATTGGTGACAACGGCTACGGAAAGTCAAAATTATATGACGCATTTTATTGGGTAATGTATGATCAGGTATTTTCAACTGAGAAAAAGATTTTCGAGAACACCAAGATAGTCAAGTCCGGTATAATTTCGGATAAAGCTAAAACAGAAACGCCCAATGGACGGGTAACCTGTATGGTTAAGATAACATTCAAAAACGTTGATCGAGGCAATTTCTACATCCTAGAAAGAAAGTATACTATAAATACCAAGGACGGTGTGATCAAGGAAAATAACGACAGTGAATTCACGGTCATGAAAAAGGATCTCTCTTATCTGAATGCCAGAATGGTAACTGACGAAGAGGAGAAAAATAAAATAAGGGAACGGATACTGCCGCCCCCGGTGAAGGACTACCTATGGTTTCAGGGAGAGCAGGTCGAATCGATTATTGATTTTAACAAACAGGATACCCTAACCAAGGCTATCAACGTACTCTCCAGTATTACAAGGTATGACCAAATAAAAGCACTGGCAATCGTGGCTGCCAAAACCGGGAACAACGAGTATGACCGAGAAGTTAAGAGACTGAGCAAAGACGCAGACAAAAGCGAACAACTGGAAATCGAAAAAAAACAGCTGGAGGGAAAAATACAACGATATCAAGATGAAGAAACTGAAGTAAAGGAAAACCTGTCAAGAGCAGAAGAGAAGTGTGAGGTGCTGCTAAACAAAATCGGAGATGCAACAACGGTAAGCGAACTGCAACAGCGAAAGAAAGGCCTTTTGAGCCAATTGGTTGATTTGAACCAATTACAAAAAGAGGAGCAGATTAGTTTTCACCGAAAGATGTTTAGGAGTAAATGGGTACTCAAAGGAACGGCAAAGCTCCATACCGACTACAGCGAGCAGTTTTCTAAGTACGAGAACCTAAAACTTGAAGCCGCGGCTGACATTAAAGCAAAACAAAATATAGAGGAGGAAATTGCTAAAAAGCTACAGTTCAGACTGCCACTTGATGTTCCTGAGCCCATTTACGTCCAGCGTATGCTTGATGCCGAGCGATGCCTGGTCTGCGACCGCGAAGCTAAAGAAAACTCCGATCCGTGGAATCGAATCAAGGAGCTTATAGACAGGCCAGATCGAAAGAACACGAGTAATTTACCCGAACCGGTCAAACATGATTTCTCAGCAGATTTGAAACGGTTGTACCAGAATGGCCTAGCCCTTGTTCACCGAATTGATGAGTTAGATGAGGACATCAATGAAACATTAACAAAGATAGCCAACATCACCACCCGAATTCGCCAAGTAAACAAACAAATTGAAAAAGTAGAAGAGGAGATTCAAAAGTTGTTGTCAGATACATCCTTGAGTGCCGAGACTGCAGAAAACATCATCGCAGAATATTCAATCCAGAATAAGTATGTCAAGGATTTTTCTGAGCAACTAAACGCATTAAGTCAAAAGCTCGAAAATAGCCGGTCAACACTACGAGATGTTAATGACAAACTGGCAGCATTGGTCGATGAGATTCCTAAATCGTTGATAGAGAAGCGGGAGATATTAAACGATTTCGAGGCGATGGCTATTTCGACTCGGGAGAGAGTTTTTAACCAACTAATCCTTCAGCTTGAAAACGAAGCGAACAAACACTACGAGGCCATGACTGCAGGTAATAAATCCGTGAAGGGACAGATCAAATTGCGAAAGTTACCCAACGGCAACTATATGCCTGAAATAATTGACGACAGTGGAAAGCCATTACTTGGATCTAACACGAGCAACCTTATCCTTGTTAAGCTTTCTGCGATCATGGCAATTATATCGGCCAAGAGCAGTTCTGGACTCGTTGATCTATACACGCTTATTACCGACGCCCCGACTTCCGTTTTTGGCGAAGACTATACAATTGGTTTTTGTAAGACCATTAGCAAGGTGTACAAGCAGAGTATTATTATGAGTAAGGAATTTTATAAAAACCAGAATCTTAAGAATGAATTACTTTCCAATCCTGAGATAAAAATTGGTAAGGTTTACACCATTACCCCCAGTATCATAGAAACCGAAAGAAATAATCGAAATAATCTCTTTACTAAAGTTGAACTTGACAACTAA
- a CDS encoding cysteine desulfurase family protein yields the protein MKRQDIIYLDNNSTTPVDPRVLESMWPILKEWYGNPASTHNFGHAINKFIKQSRSNVAKLLNCSSSDIIFTSGATESINLALKGYALANQSKGNHIVTLKTEHKAVLDTCEYLESIGFDVTYLDVKEDGLLSVNDLQRALRPETLLVSIMLANNETGVIQPMSEIADVVHRHGSLLFCDATQAVGKTYVDVRSLSVDMLAFSGHKFYAPKGVGGLFVRDLKRKRIKLQPILHGGGHEDGLRSGTLNVPGIFGLGVACDLAFEEIHADVQRIKDLRDRLENELLTIQGAFVNGSISSRMYNVTNICFPSHDADHLIGRMPNISVSNGSACTASLIEPSHVLLAMGLTREDAMASIRFSLGRFNTAEELPHVITSIKRLIEGEVA from the coding sequence TTGAAACGGCAAGACATAATATATTTGGATAACAACTCCACGACACCAGTCGACCCTCGCGTATTGGAAAGCATGTGGCCTATTTTAAAGGAATGGTACGGCAATCCGGCTAGCACTCATAACTTTGGCCATGCAATAAATAAATTTATTAAGCAGTCACGCTCCAACGTGGCTAAATTGCTCAACTGCAGCTCCTCTGACATTATATTTACTTCTGGGGCAACAGAAAGCATTAATCTTGCCTTAAAAGGATATGCCCTTGCTAATCAATCCAAGGGAAATCACATTGTAACCCTGAAGACTGAGCACAAAGCGGTGCTGGATACTTGTGAGTACCTCGAGTCAATAGGATTTGATGTAACTTACTTAGACGTTAAAGAGGACGGGCTTTTAAGTGTGAACGATCTTCAGCGAGCCCTTCGTCCGGAAACACTTCTGGTAAGTATTATGCTGGCAAACAATGAAACGGGTGTTATACAACCCATGTCAGAAATTGCGGACGTCGTGCATCGACATGGTAGTTTACTGTTTTGTGATGCCACTCAAGCAGTTGGAAAAACTTACGTTGATGTACGGAGTTTGTCGGTTGACATGTTAGCGTTTTCAGGTCACAAATTTTATGCCCCAAAGGGTGTCGGAGGGCTGTTCGTTCGTGACTTAAAAAGGAAGCGAATTAAGCTTCAGCCTATCCTGCACGGAGGTGGGCACGAGGATGGACTTCGCAGCGGTACGCTCAATGTTCCTGGCATCTTTGGTCTTGGAGTGGCTTGTGACCTTGCGTTTGAAGAGATTCATGCCGATGTCCAAAGAATAAAAGATCTCCGAGACCGGCTTGAAAACGAACTTCTTACAATCCAAGGAGCATTTGTAAACGGTAGCATTTCTAGCCGTATGTACAATGTGACAAATATCTGTTTCCCTTCCCATGACGCTGATCATTTGATTGGAAGGATGCCGAATATTTCTGTGTCTAACGGCTCAGCTTGCACTGCATCACTAATCGAGCCATCACACGTGTTGCTGGCCATGGGACTGACGCGTGAAGACGCTATGGCTTCTATCCGGTTCTCGTTGGGCCGATTTAATACCGCTGAAGAACTACCTCATGTGATCACCAGTATCAAAAGACTGATCGAAGGAGAGGTTGCCTAG
- a CDS encoding sensor histidine kinase: MQEEQEDIGAEISFSVDSGLIDRLGRELVGKPETALSELIKNSYDADATDVVVRFIETDAPGGTLVIEDDGVGMLPLQLKNGFMRISSTDKVHNPKSTKFHRSKAGRKGIGRFATQRLGNKLTIITQTFDRPQALKLTVNWDDYAIDTEITDIKNSIEQVDKIKIEGTVLIIDGLRESWSEATITRVYRYVSELLQPDYLSDRSKRLKTATKQDASFKVSFVKIQGDQEKVIADPNTLLFEKALATIEGYVDSRHDAFCQVRSASLDVDQDVIPILHSKVYSEGEVPENQYRNLSHVHFKVYYYIFQREKYYVNITKQELANIQRLSNELGGVRLYRNGFRVLPYGEQNDDWLRIDKRYFFESGTNIPFANKNLFGFVEILDDEGKFFEETASREGLVENEAYNELIDFLYKALEAARMTLRYGVEKIKKEVQITRAAQTVGVSPDTEKTTIEKLESLEKSVNDFFNSAAQSRTEAGTFKEDTIKIVEDLKTQFQLLLDELGMLRVLAALGLTIGEFTHEVVQFSPSIMGDISVLGNQNLNSAGIRSLENLQRTIQLFTAYTSYFNATVSANVSRELKPQQLDRVIQRFKDIIASDLTKLDIEFQVDFFGYDLITTPMHASEWSSILFNLYTNSKKAIRRQGAKGEIKIIVGKEDDKKVYLEFLDNGDGIPIENRQKVFEAFFTTSVPSSFDASDEERLTGTGLGLKIIKDIVQAYGGTIEIIEPEQGYATSFRIELAMVTDKQRTEYGL, encoded by the coding sequence ATGCAAGAAGAACAAGAAGACATTGGCGCGGAAATATCATTTTCCGTCGACTCAGGCTTAATTGACCGACTCGGCAGAGAACTTGTGGGTAAACCAGAGACTGCACTCTCCGAATTGATCAAGAATTCCTATGATGCCGACGCTACCGATGTCGTTGTGCGATTTATTGAGACGGATGCCCCAGGAGGTACTTTGGTTATCGAAGATGACGGCGTTGGCATGTTGCCGTTGCAACTTAAGAATGGCTTCATGCGGATTTCATCCACAGATAAGGTCCATAATCCAAAGTCGACAAAGTTTCATCGAAGCAAAGCAGGCAGAAAAGGGATTGGTCGTTTTGCTACCCAACGGCTTGGGAACAAATTGACGATCATTACCCAGACCTTTGACCGTCCGCAAGCATTGAAGCTGACCGTCAATTGGGATGACTATGCCATCGACACTGAAATTACAGATATTAAGAACTCCATTGAACAAGTAGATAAAATTAAAATTGAAGGTACCGTATTAATCATTGATGGTCTGAGAGAATCTTGGTCTGAGGCAACGATCACAAGGGTCTACAGGTATGTGTCAGAATTATTACAGCCAGATTACCTGTCGGATCGATCGAAGCGCCTTAAGACGGCAACTAAACAAGATGCGTCCTTTAAAGTGAGCTTCGTAAAAATCCAGGGTGACCAGGAGAAAGTGATAGCCGATCCAAATACGTTGCTATTTGAAAAAGCATTGGCAACAATTGAGGGTTATGTGGACAGTAGACACGACGCATTTTGTCAGGTTCGAAGCGCAAGTCTCGATGTAGACCAAGACGTCATCCCGATTCTCCACAGCAAAGTATATAGCGAAGGCGAGGTTCCCGAGAATCAATATAGGAATCTTAGCCACGTCCACTTCAAAGTCTACTATTACATTTTTCAACGAGAAAAGTACTATGTCAACATTACCAAACAAGAGCTTGCCAATATTCAGAGATTGTCCAACGAATTAGGCGGCGTTCGATTGTATCGGAATGGATTTCGCGTACTGCCCTATGGTGAACAGAATGACGATTGGTTAAGGATTGATAAGCGCTACTTTTTTGAGTCGGGGACCAATATCCCATTTGCAAACAAGAACCTATTTGGTTTTGTAGAGATCCTTGACGATGAAGGAAAGTTCTTTGAGGAGACGGCGAGTAGAGAAGGATTGGTTGAAAACGAAGCATACAATGAGCTGATCGATTTTCTGTATAAAGCGTTGGAAGCAGCGCGAATGACTCTACGTTATGGTGTGGAAAAAATTAAAAAGGAAGTCCAAATCACTCGCGCCGCCCAGACTGTGGGGGTGTCTCCCGATACCGAGAAAACCACTATTGAAAAGCTGGAATCCCTGGAGAAAAGCGTTAACGATTTCTTCAATTCCGCAGCTCAAAGTAGAACAGAAGCGGGTACGTTCAAGGAAGACACCATTAAAATTGTTGAGGACTTAAAGACGCAATTTCAATTGCTACTTGATGAGCTAGGGATGCTTCGCGTTCTTGCAGCTCTCGGCCTTACGATTGGGGAATTCACGCATGAGGTTGTACAGTTCTCCCCTTCAATCATGGGGGACATAAGCGTGCTTGGAAATCAGAACCTTAATTCGGCCGGGATTAGATCATTGGAAAACCTACAACGAACCATCCAACTTTTTACAGCCTACACTTCTTACTTCAATGCTACAGTTTCTGCCAATGTAAGCCGTGAGTTGAAACCACAACAACTGGACCGAGTCATCCAACGTTTCAAAGATATCATCGCATCGGATCTCACTAAACTTGATATTGAATTTCAAGTTGATTTTTTCGGTTATGACTTGATCACAACACCCATGCATGCTTCAGAGTGGAGCTCAATACTTTTTAACTTATACACCAATTCAAAAAAAGCGATCCGCAGGCAGGGTGCAAAAGGGGAGATAAAAATCATTGTTGGCAAGGAAGACGACAAAAAGGTCTATCTCGAGTTTTTGGACAATGGTGACGGCATACCAATTGAAAATCGACAGAAAGTCTTCGAGGCTTTTTTCACAACATCGGTTCCCTCGTCATTCGATGCTTCGGACGAGGAGAGACTTACCGGTACAGGACTTGGATTGAAGATCATCAAAGATATTGTTCAGGCATATGGGGGTACAATAGAAATCATTGAGCCAGAACAAGGATATGCCACGTCTTTCAGAATTGAACTCGCTATGGTTACCGATAAACAGCGGACAGAATATGGCTTATAA